Proteins from a single region of Kineococcus rhizosphaerae:
- the efeO gene encoding iron uptake system protein EfeO: MIVKPRLVLALAASPLLLLTACGGGTDSAAGGAAGNTAGAAGTVRITLTDDGCTAEPNSIAAGPASFEIVNSGASAVTEGELVNSGGRIVGERENLTPGLTGKFSLTLEAGDYTVQCPNATTPTSAFTVTGATAGSTAGTEDPLFAAATQGYQDYVEGQVADLVTATGAFAAAVEAGDVEKAKALYGPARTPYERIEPVAESFGDLDPRIDVRIADVADPATWTGFHRIEQALWEKGSTEGMAPVAQQLVADVAQLDTLVQTTTYQPADLANGASGLLDEVAKSKVTGEEEAYSHLDLLDFAANVEGSQKAFDLLTPALQVTDPDLVTTIQGRFEDVTTALAPYRQGDSYALYTQLTPDQVKDLASAVDALAEPLSQVSGKVVGAASQS, translated from the coding sequence GTGATCGTCAAGCCCCGTCTCGTCCTCGCGCTGGCCGCGAGCCCGCTCCTGCTGCTCACCGCGTGCGGCGGCGGCACCGACAGCGCCGCCGGGGGCGCCGCCGGGAACACCGCCGGGGCAGCCGGCACCGTCAGGATCACCCTCACCGACGACGGCTGCACCGCGGAGCCGAACTCCATCGCCGCCGGACCCGCCTCGTTCGAGATCGTGAACTCCGGCGCGAGCGCCGTGACCGAGGGCGAGCTGGTGAACTCCGGCGGCCGCATCGTCGGCGAGCGCGAGAACCTCACGCCGGGGCTGACCGGGAAGTTCTCCCTCACCCTCGAGGCGGGCGACTACACCGTCCAGTGCCCCAACGCCACGACGCCGACCTCGGCGTTCACCGTCACCGGCGCCACCGCCGGCAGCACCGCCGGCACCGAGGACCCGCTGTTCGCCGCGGCGACCCAGGGCTACCAGGACTACGTCGAGGGGCAGGTCGCCGACCTCGTCACCGCCACCGGCGCCTTCGCCGCCGCCGTCGAGGCCGGTGACGTGGAGAAGGCCAAGGCCCTCTACGGCCCGGCCCGCACCCCCTACGAGCGCATCGAACCCGTCGCCGAGAGCTTCGGCGACCTCGACCCGCGCATCGACGTCCGCATCGCCGACGTCGCCGACCCCGCCACCTGGACCGGTTTCCACCGGATCGAGCAGGCGCTGTGGGAGAAGGGGTCGACCGAGGGGATGGCGCCCGTCGCGCAGCAGCTCGTCGCCGACGTCGCGCAGCTGGACACCCTGGTGCAGACCACGACGTACCAGCCCGCCGACCTGGCCAACGGCGCCTCCGGGCTGCTCGACGAGGTCGCCAAGTCCAAGGTCACGGGCGAGGAGGAGGCCTACTCCCACCTCGACCTCCTGGACTTCGCCGCCAACGTCGAGGGGTCGCAGAAGGCCTTCGACCTGCTGACCCCGGCCTTGCAGGTGACCGACCCCGATCTGGTGACGACGATCCAGGGCCGCTTCGAGGACGTCACGACCGCGCTGGCGCCCTACCGGCAGGGCGACTCCTACGCCCTCTACACCCAGCTGACGCCCGACCAGGTCAAGGACCTGGCCTCGGCCGTCGACGCCCTGGCCGAACCGCTCTCGCAGGTCTCCGGCAAGGTCGTCGGCGCGGCGAGCCAGTCCTGA
- a CDS encoding alpha/beta hydrolase, with translation MRIVEEGRAPGAAALVLPGRGYDADQPVLRAVRDELVAAGHRVLSVFWTEEPPTHAQVPAVVRFLLDDLRPCLLVAKSLTTLALPVAADRGLPGIWITPLLDEPDVGLAAARSNPRTLLVGGTADPTWNRVLAHESDREVLEFEGADHALERDGVVETLRARVREFLL, from the coding sequence ATGCGGATCGTCGAGGAGGGCCGCGCCCCGGGAGCCGCCGCACTGGTGCTCCCCGGGCGCGGCTACGACGCCGACCAGCCGGTGCTGCGGGCCGTGCGCGACGAGCTGGTCGCCGCCGGGCACCGGGTGCTGTCGGTGTTCTGGACCGAGGAACCCCCCACGCACGCGCAGGTGCCGGCGGTGGTGCGGTTCCTGCTGGACGACCTGCGCCCGTGCCTGCTCGTGGCGAAGTCCCTGACCACGCTGGCCCTGCCGGTGGCCGCCGACCGCGGGCTGCCGGGGATCTGGATCACCCCGCTGCTCGACGAGCCCGACGTGGGCCTGGCCGCCGCCCGCTCGAACCCGCGCACGCTGCTGGTCGGGGGCACCGCGGACCCGACGTGGAACCGGGTGCTGGCCCACGAGAGCGATCGCGAGGTGCTGGAGTTCGAGGGAGCGGACCACGCCCTCGAACGGGACGGCGTGGTCGAGACCCTGCGTGCCCGCGTGCGGGAGTTCCTGCTCTAG
- a CDS encoding LLM class flavin-dependent oxidoreductase, whose product MGRLQHFGYFFSRGFGPQGWGRDHQAWNDDWTRPDLYAHAVRDLERAGLDLVVIEDAISLGNPQTLDLRVRAAYGGPKHDPLLLAPYLFAATQHVGIVPTVNAGITPPYLAARQAATLQHLSGNRFGINLVTDVGSARHVGLEPVAHDVAYDRAEEWIDVVRRLWHSWDPEALVADPVTGRFADGTRIDAFSHRGEHFRLDGPLNALPFSAGDPVLVSPGGSARGLAFAGSRSDVQLALAPLEVAKVRAYRAKVLDAAAAAGRKPADLRVLFVVKPELVSSPQEADRIVEASRHPSDEVLHEVALHWSSDLETDLTRLPLDRPLDPAVFGDHVSLGTIGALRGDTPDAPLRELLARKARKGRLPDRTGLVGTAQEFADLVEEFGEDADNDGFLLSGDLHPVTLHRFLDDLVPILRRRGVLRSGYGGNGLRGNLFEF is encoded by the coding sequence ATGGGACGCCTGCAGCACTTCGGGTACTTCTTCTCCCGCGGTTTCGGCCCCCAGGGCTGGGGTCGCGACCACCAGGCGTGGAACGACGACTGGACGCGACCGGACCTGTACGCGCACGCCGTGCGCGACCTCGAACGGGCCGGTCTCGACCTGGTCGTGATCGAGGACGCGATCTCGCTGGGGAACCCGCAGACCCTGGACCTGCGGGTCCGCGCGGCGTACGGCGGTCCCAAGCACGACCCGCTGCTGCTGGCCCCCTACCTGTTCGCCGCCACGCAGCACGTCGGGATCGTCCCCACGGTCAACGCCGGCATCACCCCGCCGTACCTCGCCGCGCGGCAGGCCGCGACGCTGCAGCACCTGTCCGGCAACCGGTTCGGGATCAACCTCGTCACCGACGTCGGCAGCGCCCGGCACGTGGGCCTGGAACCCGTCGCGCACGACGTGGCCTACGACCGGGCCGAGGAGTGGATCGACGTCGTCCGCCGGCTCTGGCACAGCTGGGACCCCGAGGCGCTCGTCGCCGACCCCGTGACGGGACGGTTCGCCGACGGCACCCGCATCGACGCCTTCTCGCACCGCGGTGAGCACTTCCGCCTCGACGGCCCGCTCAACGCGCTGCCGTTCTCCGCCGGTGACCCGGTCCTCGTCTCCCCCGGGGGATCGGCCCGTGGACTGGCCTTCGCCGGGTCGCGCTCGGACGTGCAGCTCGCCCTCGCGCCGCTGGAGGTCGCGAAGGTCCGCGCGTACCGGGCGAAGGTGCTCGACGCCGCCGCCGCGGCCGGCCGCAAACCCGCCGACCTGCGCGTCCTGTTCGTCGTCAAACCCGAACTCGTGAGCAGCCCGCAGGAGGCCGACCGGATCGTCGAGGCGTCCCGGCACCCCTCCGACGAGGTCCTGCACGAGGTCGCGCTGCACTGGTCCAGCGATCTGGAGACCGACCTCACGCGGTTGCCGCTGGACCGGCCGCTGGACCCGGCGGTGTTCGGCGACCACGTGTCCCTGGGCACCATCGGCGCCCTGCGCGGCGACACCCCGGACGCGCCGCTGCGCGAACTCCTGGCGCGCAAGGCCCGCAAGGGTCGGCTGCCCGACCGCACCGGCCTGGTCGGGACGGCGCAGGAGTTCGCCGACCTCGTCGAGGAGTTCGGCGAGGACGCGGACAACGACGGTTTCCTGCTGTCCGGCGACCTGCACCCCGTGACGCTGCACCGGTTCCTCGACGACCTGGTCCCCATCCTGCGCCGACGCGGGGTGCTGCGCTCGGGGTACGGCGGGAACGGGCTGCGCGGCAACCTCTTCGAGTTCTAG
- a CDS encoding antibiotic biosynthesis monooxygenase family protein has translation MAVVKINAIEVPDGSGPELERRFAHRMGAVEGTPGFLGFELLRPVAGETRYFVYTRWETEEAYQGWANGGARDAHAGERQRPVATGASLLEFEVVLGADPA, from the coding sequence ATGGCTGTCGTGAAGATCAACGCGATCGAGGTGCCGGACGGGTCCGGCCCCGAACTGGAACGCCGGTTCGCCCACCGGATGGGTGCGGTGGAGGGGACGCCCGGGTTCCTCGGGTTCGAACTGCTGCGCCCCGTCGCCGGGGAGACCCGGTACTTCGTCTACACCCGCTGGGAGACCGAGGAGGCCTACCAGGGCTGGGCGAACGGCGGCGCGCGCGACGCGCACGCGGGCGAACGGCAGCGGCCGGTGGCGACGGGCGCCTCGCTGCTGGAGTTCGAGGTCGTCCTGGGCGCCGACCCCGCCTGA
- the efeU gene encoding iron uptake transporter permease EfeU, with protein MLATFVIGLREGLEASLIVGIVSAFLVQRGERRALRWVSAGVLLAVVLCVGAAAALQAATQSLPQRQQEQLETVLALVAVVMVTWMVVWTTRNARTMRTDLERSASSALARGSAWALVAMAFLAVLREGLETSVFLLATYQVSGSSADGAIGASLGVVLAVVLGYLIYRGGVRLNLGRLFRVTGVVLVLVAAGLVMGAAHTAHEAGWLLAGQATALDASAVVTPGTVRSALFTGVLGWQPRPTVVELAGWLVYLVPMLVVVLRPRATSPAPQRVPA; from the coding sequence GTGCTCGCGACGTTCGTCATCGGACTGCGTGAAGGCCTCGAGGCGTCGCTCATCGTCGGGATCGTCTCGGCCTTCCTCGTCCAGCGCGGCGAACGGCGCGCGCTGCGCTGGGTCAGCGCCGGCGTCCTGCTCGCGGTGGTGCTGTGCGTCGGCGCCGCCGCCGCCCTGCAGGCGGCCACGCAGTCACTGCCGCAGCGCCAGCAGGAGCAGCTCGAGACCGTCCTGGCCCTCGTCGCCGTCGTCATGGTCACCTGGATGGTCGTCTGGACCACCCGCAACGCCAGGACGATGCGGACCGACCTGGAGCGGTCGGCCTCGAGCGCGCTGGCCCGGGGGTCGGCCTGGGCGCTGGTGGCGATGGCCTTCCTCGCCGTCCTGCGCGAGGGGCTGGAGACCTCGGTCTTCCTGCTCGCCACCTACCAGGTATCCGGCAGCAGCGCCGACGGCGCGATCGGCGCCTCCCTCGGGGTCGTGCTGGCCGTCGTCCTGGGGTACCTGATCTACCGCGGCGGCGTCCGGCTGAACCTCGGGCGGTTGTTCCGCGTCACCGGCGTCGTGCTCGTCCTCGTCGCCGCCGGCCTCGTCATGGGCGCCGCGCACACCGCCCACGAGGCGGGCTGGCTGCTGGCCGGGCAGGCCACCGCCCTCGACGCCTCCGCGGTCGTCACCCCCGGCACCGTGCGCTCGGCGCTGTTCACCGGGGTCCTCGGCTGGCAGCCCCGGCCCACCGTCGTCGAGCTCGCCGGCTGGCTCGTCTACCTCGTCCCCATGCTCGTCGTCGTGCTCCGCCCGCGCGCCACGAGCCCCGCGCCGCAGCGCGTCCCCGCCTGA
- the ilvA gene encoding threonine ammonia-lyase IlvA: MSLDAASPAHASVLPTADDVEAAAIRLAKVVVRTPLATNARWSAELDAHVRVKREDLQAVRSYKLRGAYNLVAQLDADQRARGVVTASAGNHAQGLAYACAALRVRGRIYVPRTTPRQKRDRIAALGQEFVETIVLGDTYDDSAAAAAEDAARTGATMVPAFDDARTLTGQGTVAVEVVEQLAALGEDPPDVLVVPVGGGGLLAGTLTWVRERHPQVRVVGVEPEGAASMAAALAAGHPVKLPDLDTFVDGASVRRVGDVTHAVVARQPVELVAVPEGAICVEMLAMYQTDGIIAEPAGALATAALAGYVHVEPGQSVVAIVSGGNNDVSRYAEIIERALVHEGRKHYFLVEFPQEPGALRRFLDEVLGPDDDVTLFEYVKRSNREFGPALVGIEIPTKEDLPGLLARMAAAPPSFERISAAEPLYRYLL, encoded by the coding sequence ATGTCGCTCGACGCCGCGTCGCCCGCCCACGCCTCCGTGCTGCCCACCGCTGACGACGTCGAGGCCGCCGCGATCCGCCTGGCGAAGGTCGTGGTCCGGACCCCGCTGGCGACCAACGCCCGCTGGTCGGCCGAGCTGGACGCCCACGTGCGGGTCAAGCGCGAGGACCTGCAGGCCGTGCGCTCGTACAAGCTGCGCGGCGCCTACAACCTCGTGGCCCAGCTCGACGCCGACCAGCGCGCCCGCGGGGTCGTGACGGCCAGCGCCGGCAACCACGCCCAGGGGCTGGCCTACGCGTGCGCCGCGCTGCGGGTGCGCGGTCGCATCTACGTCCCGCGCACCACCCCGCGGCAGAAGCGGGACCGGATCGCGGCGCTCGGGCAGGAGTTCGTCGAGACGATCGTGCTCGGCGACACCTACGACGACTCCGCCGCGGCGGCCGCCGAGGACGCGGCCCGCACCGGCGCCACGATGGTCCCGGCCTTCGACGACGCCCGGACGCTGACGGGCCAGGGCACGGTCGCGGTGGAGGTCGTCGAACAGCTCGCGGCGCTGGGCGAGGACCCGCCGGACGTCCTGGTCGTGCCCGTCGGCGGAGGCGGTCTGCTGGCCGGGACCCTGACGTGGGTGCGCGAGCGGCACCCGCAGGTCCGGGTCGTGGGGGTCGAACCCGAAGGCGCCGCCTCGATGGCCGCGGCCCTGGCGGCCGGGCACCCGGTCAAGCTGCCCGACCTCGACACGTTCGTCGACGGCGCCTCGGTGCGCCGGGTCGGGGACGTCACGCACGCGGTCGTCGCCCGGCAGCCGGTGGAGCTGGTGGCCGTCCCCGAGGGCGCCATCTGCGTGGAGATGCTGGCCATGTACCAGACCGACGGGATCATCGCCGAGCCGGCGGGCGCGCTGGCGACGGCGGCGCTGGCCGGGTACGTCCACGTCGAGCCGGGTCAGAGCGTCGTCGCGATCGTCTCCGGCGGCAACAACGACGTCTCGCGGTACGCCGAGATCATCGAGCGGGCGCTCGTGCACGAGGGCCGCAAGCACTACTTCCTCGTGGAGTTCCCGCAGGAGCCGGGGGCGCTGCGCCGCTTCCTCGACGAGGTCCTCGGCCCCGACGACGACGTCACGCTGTTCGAGTACGTCAAGCGCAGCAACCGGGAGTTCGGTCCGGCCCTGGTGGGCATCGAGATCCCCACGAAGGAGGACCTGCCGGGTCTGCTGGCGCGCATGGCGGCCGCACCGCCGTCGTTCGAGCGCATCTCCGCGGCCGAGCCGCTGTACCGCTACCTGCTCTGA